agtgtataggagaccacagtgtgaacaTTGAGTGCAGtgtactagattggaagaagtgcaagggaatcactgcttcacctggaaagatggTTTGGGTGACTGATtgagtttctgttttaattattattattatggtgCAGAGATCAGACCAGGTCCCTTTAACCCATTGTCCAGCTGTGCAGTCCCTCAGTACTCAATAGCATGCTCATCCCTGAAGCAGATTTTGAACTGAAGCAAAGCTGCAACAACTGCACTGTGGCTGTCCCTTTAAGGAATTAGTAAAGCaacagtggctttacttcattatgCTTTTTATTGGTTAGGAATCTGTTCTCTCCTATTTGCATAATGTTATCAATCCATGGTCATTTATTgcacatagagtaatacaacaaaTTTGCACATTAAGATCGGCAAACAGAGTTTGATCAGCCAGGTGCAGAACACTATCGCACACACAGGAACTGTTTTATATCAGGATCTTGGTGACATCTCTGATCAGTACCCTTCACTGTTTCTTGAAGGTTCTTTTGGCTTCCTGTCCGTCAATCTTAATGACCTATATTTAGAAGAAAAGATACTTAGTTAGGAGGGAGATGATTTCCTCACTGTGTATCCTTCTATCTCCTTCACCTCCTGCCTTCTACACCTGGAGCAATGCATGCAgccccctctctctgtcctgaAAGCAGACTCTCTTCAAATCTGGATACCCAGTCCATTCCTTTCCCTTTGTCTGGGATTTCcagtcagtatcttttcctttgtcactgtataacatcTATTCTCcttctgtataacactggggtacagtactggtggggacgggtctgccactgtataacactggggtacggtactggtggggatggctCTGTCACCGTATGACACTGGGGTATGGTACTggaggggatgggtctgtcaccgtatgacactggggtacggtactggtggggatgggtctgtcaccgtataacactggggtacggtactggtggggatgggtctgtcaccgtataacaccggggtacagtactggtggggacgggtctgtcactttataacaccggggtacggtactggtggggatgggtctgtcactgtatagcactggggtacagtactgctgGGGACGGGTCTgccactgtgtaacactggggtacagtactgctgGGGACGGGTCtgccactgtataacactggggtacagtactggtggggacgggtctgccactgtataacactggggtacagtactggtggggacgggtctgtcaccgtatgacactggggtacggtactggtggggatggctCTGTCAccgtataacactggggtacggtactggtggggatggctCTGTCAccgtataacactggggtacggtactggtggggatgggtctgtcaccgtataacaccggggtacggtactggtggggatgaatctgtcactgtataacactggggtacagtgctggtggggatagGTCTGCCACTGTAatacactggggtacagtactggtggggacgggtctgccactgtataacactggggtacagtactggtggggatgggtctgccactgtataacactggggtacagtactggtggggataggTCTGCCACTGTAATACActgggtacagtaccggtggggatagGTCTGTCTCTGGGGTGAACTGGAAACTCAAAGTTCTTTGAAAAGCCGGTCTGGGTACATTATGCATCAGATTCTTCAGGTTACTATCCCTGCACCCATCTCTTTTCCAGATTTTCCtcttggtggaggcaggaacttgGATGTGAAGGTGTGAGGTTTTCCGGTCTGGTGGATGTGCTGAAGTACAGTGGTCACTGCAAGAGTTTGAGAAGGAAAGCTTCTGGACAGGGAGTGGAAATGTTCACTCTCCCCGGCGGAAGGTGTGAAGAGTTAACTTTTTAACTTAGGTCGTATTATTTTCTCAGTGGAGTGGGTATTGCCGTTGGAGTTGATTCACGTGATGAGGATGGCGCTGCTTTCAGAACATggacaattcaggaacagcaaaCCATGTATTAGAACAGAACAGAAGAGATCGGTAGAGGAGTCATACATCCCTAGTCTGCCTGCCATTCGTCatgctgatctttgacctcagtgccattttcctgtactatcctcatgcccttgattccctttatccAGGAATCCATTGACTTGTGTTTCGAATGGACTCAGTCACTGAACCTGCACTGCCTTCCAGGGTAGAAACTCCAAAGTTTCACATccctctgaataaagaaatctctcttcATCTGAATCCCAGATGGCCTGCCCCTTGTTCTGAGACTGCAGCCCTTGGTTCTCCACTCTTCAGTAAGGAGAAACCTCCTCTCTGGATACAACTTGCTGAGCCCTTCTAAGTGTCAatgagatgaaaaacaccatgattctggaggagctcagtccTTTGTTGTTTctcaagtttcaatgagattacctctcattctcccaaACACTGGCAAGTAATGTGAGCAATGGATCCTTTCTCCCTCTCAGTTATTTAGTATCACTTCATAAGATGTCCACAATTACAGTGAAATTTGTCCTATTGAGTCTCCTGGGATCTTCAGTCCTCTTGTGGGGCTCAGCCTGGCTCCTCCCACCAGCCTTGCCTGCCACAACCCAAACCACCAACCAGGCCCACAGCTTCCTGTTTGCTCAGGGTTCTAGTAAATCACAAACCATCACTGACCCACCTGCACCAGTGTATCACCGTCAACCTCTCTGATGATGGTAAAGTCTTTTCCATCTGAAAGCTTCTTAAAATGTCCAGTTAGGCAATTTGGCTTGGACAAGACAAATGTTCCCTGAAACAGAAAGAGGGGATTATACCTCGAGCTCCCTGCCCTGGGCTGATGGCGACGTCTACAGGCCCCTGAGGTTTACTGGCTGCTGGTGCTTTGTCCGGTAACATGGCTCGATAAGGACATCTGTGGATCGCTGGGAGACCCTCTGGCCATCCGCTGCCTCTGCCTTCCCTATTAAATACTGCTCACCACTGTTAATATGCTGCACTGTGTTGCTGTGCTGTGCAGAAGGTGTGACTTGGGACGGCTGAGCAACTCCACTGGCTGGGGTTGACAGGTTGATTTAGTCCTCATTACAAGAATTAATCTCAGGTGCAATTTTAACCCTACCCACTTGACGGAAATCAGCCAGTGACCACGTAACACTATAGTGCGGTCATTTATTCCCCTGAAGCCCTTGGGAGCTTAACCTGCCTCACTCAGCAGCCAACAAGGACACCTCCACAAAGCCAGCGGGGTCACTTTTAACGTGAGCATAGCAGGTCACGATGGCCAACTGAAAGTTTACAAAGCGGTAATTTTGAGTTTGCAACCAGGCTGAACAATATGAAAGAGGGCCTGGAGCACAGTAAAGGTGGGGGTCAGGTCACTCCATCTGTGAACTCACTCCATCTGATCTGTGAGATCTGTGGGTGGTGTGGGTAGAGGAGTATTACAGTGCTAGTCCACAGGCTTCCTCTTACTTTCCTGCTTAAAATGGATGGGAAGCCACATTGTGATTTAAATCGGGCCTTGGAGttaacgatgagatggactcctgacctcacaatccaccttgttatgaccttgcaccttattgtctacctgcaatgcacttccctgtagctgtgacactttactctgtattctgttattgttttactgtgtactacctcaatgcactgtgtaatgaattgatctgtgtgaatggtatgcaagacaagtttttcactgtacctcggtatgtgtgacaataataaaccaatacacgaagttcccaggttacgaacaagttccatttttgagattgttcgtaacccgattttgtgtgtaactGGGAACAGTGTCTGCACAtgtgcacttgggccggggatcgtgGCCGCACATGGCCCCTGCCACACATGCGCATTTGGCCCAGGGTTCCCCGACTGCACATGCTCACTTGGCcgggggttgggccaaagaaggtgtaccgccgccgtggtaggatcgggggccaggCCTACGAAGGTCGGTTTGTAAGTACAGATGttcataagtcgggcgttcgtaagtcggggacttcctgtaccaAATATCGCAGCAGGGAGAGAGTTATGAAGTGACACCAGAGGAGTGGCTAACCAACCAGCCTGGTTATAATTTTTCCGTGCTTCACACAGAGTGGAGCGTTGGCCGAGAAGCTGAGAGGGCCCTGCCCACATGGAACTAGGTGACCAACGGGCATCAGCGCTATTGGAGAAGGGGGAGCATTGGAGAAGGAGATCGTTTATTCCTGCTGGAATACCTTCACCTGACTCCCGTCAGCAAGGATGTTTTCGAATTCTTCATCCAAAAACCACTCCGAAGTCTTAGTACAAAGGCAGCTTTTCTCAACGATTGTGAACTTGCTTCCTTCTTGCTTTATGCCCATTTCTAGCCTGTCATCCAGCACCATCTTTCGCTGCTTCTCAGGAACACCTGGACAACAACAGCACAAAGCAGCACGCCAGTTATTCACCTGAGGCAGACTGAGTGCACGGTCAGAGTACAGCACACAGAGCACTCTGAGGCCAGACCTGCTGAAACAGGGGCTCTCTGGGAAGTTGGGATTCAGAAGTGTGGAATATGACAACAAAATCTTGCATTTGCATGGCACCTTTACCAGGAAAGCTTTGATGAAAAGCTTGTTCTTGAGGTTGGTTTTAAGAAACTGCTTAAAGGAGCAGAGTGAAGTTGAGGTGGAGATGTTCAGGGTGGGAATGACAGAGCTTAGGGTGAGGCAACTCGAGAAGTGACTGCCAAGTAATGGAATGATTAAAATCCAGAATGCCCAAGGCTAGCTCTGGAAATGTGGTGGGGTTATAGGCAGGAGGAGGTTCTCAGAGGTAAGGAGAGGCATTACCATAGATTGTAGGACAGGGAGGTTCTCAGAGGTAGGGGAGGAAGGGCTATGACCATGGATGAAGGTTTAGTCCCCAGTCTGGTCATTTCTTTCCTCGGAAACAGATCAGCTTCCACAGGATGGCGACCACACCTGGCACCACCCACCCACAACTTCTCCTGACTCCTCCTTATCTGGCCCAGTGATCACCTGACATTATATCCTCCGTGATGGTGACCTTCACACAAGAACAGAAGTTGGCTGTTCTGACCCTCATTTCTATTCCACTGTTCAGTGAGATATCGTCTGTTCTTCACCTAGCTCCATAGAACCACTTTGTCCCTGCATCCCTTAACTTGGTTAGAAAATCTATTAAAATTTAATTGCATCAGGAATTGCCACTTGCAGGACTTCCAACTTTCTACTGCTTCTTGTGTGCAGAAATATTTCCTCTTGTAAATCAACAGAAGATCGGTGGgtgttaaaaaaatattcaatgagaCAAAGAACCTAAAAGGCAAGGATAATTAAAAAGGTAAGGCCAacataaaagtaaaagaaaatcgtCCAAAAAATGCAATAACTAATGCAAAATCTGGTGACTGGGAGAGAAACTGGGGGAGgagcaaataataaaataaacagtAAGAACTAGAACGAGGGGGCAGTGGAAAGGACTTCAGAAGATGTTTAAAAACAACACAAAATCTTTGCTTCTTTTGCAATTTTCAGGACCACAGGGGCTCTTAAAAATGAGTGTAGTGACATGCTAAGTGATTCAGCAATGACAAATAAAATTTCATTTGTGCTAATAAGTTGTGGAAATCCTTTAAAAgccagctggttagagttcaggaacagcttgttcCAGTGAGGGAGAAAGACGAGGATGGGAAGGTTCGGGAACCTAAGATGACCAGAGATATTGCAaactggagagaaaaagagattgcagatattGGAATGTGGAGCtaaaagcaaacagctggaggaactcaatgggtcaggcagcatgtgtggagggaaatggacagttgatgtttcgggtcaagacccttcatctcagcCGGTTTGCAAAAGATATTGCAagtttagtcaaaaggaaaaggaagcatatctaAGGTGAAAAGATAGAAATTTACTCATTAAACACAGGAGGAGGCCTattggatccatgccagctcccagtagaGCAAGTCTGTTCACCCTCTTGTTTCCCTGCAACCCTGCCACTTATTCTCATTCACGTGTCCATCATGTCCTGTTCTTTTGCTTCTTTAGATCCTTACCTGCACTAGGAGGTAATTAACAGTATATGAGCTAATTAATGCcccaccatgtctttgggatgtggagggaaactagaggacctggaggaaacacgcatggtcatggggagaacgtgtaaactccacataaacagcacctgaggtcaggattgaacctgggtctctggagctgtgaggcagctgctctactagctgtgccactgtgccactcccaTTGGAGCCCAAAGAAGCTACTGCTCCCAtggatattaaaatattttgaacaggTATAAAAATAATCTAAAAGGCTCATGAAATATTGGTCTTTATATCCAAAGGTCTGAAAGGAGTCACGTTGCACTGAGACAAGGCCTAACTCGACTACACCAAAAGGATTGTGTATAGCTGTGGTCATCATGGTTTACAAAGGATACATTGGTCTTGAGtgtgaagagttttttttaaatgttatttacagcgtggtaacaggcccttcctgcccaacgagtccgcgctgcccattttaaacccaaattaacctacctgtacatctttggaatgtgggaggaaaccggagcacccagaggaaacccacgcagacacggggagaatgtacaaactccttacagacaacaacgggaatcgaaccccgatcgctgatgctgtaatagcatcgcgctaaccgctacgctaccatgccgcccttgtTTTACCAGAATTACATCTAGACTCCAGGTTAAGTTTGAGGACAAACTGGGTTTGGAGCCCCTGTATTTGGACCAAAGGACAACTTGGTTAAAGTTTTCAAGACACAATGGAGAACagataaagaaataaataatttttactgGTTGGGGAATCAATGATTAGAGGGCGTAGTCTAAAAATTATTGTCAGGCCTCTCAAGAGTGCACAAAATTAGGAAACACAACTACAAGTCAAAAGTATTGAAGTTTGGAGATCTCTTCAAAAATTGCTCCACACCATAGATCTGACAATGGCATCCTCCCTGTTTCTGATGTTAGGTAATTGAAGCGTTGgctgttttctctcctttccaagTGGACAATGCAGGAATCTAAGCAGTTTTGGAAATGGAAACCAGTACTTCTACAAGTTCTTCAGCTACTCTTTCAACTGAGAGCATCGCGTCCAATAGACTTTTAAGCCTTTAGATGTTAATTTCTGCAGCACGtttttcaagaaggcaacatccatcatcaaagatccccaccatccgggccatgccaccttcttgcagctaccatcaggcaggaggtacagaagcctgaagtctcacaccaccaggttcaggaacagctacttcccttcagccattcagtccttgaaccaaccggcacaaccctaatcattacagtttagcaacaccatgatcactttgcactacaatggactttgttttttttttgatctaattgtgttctttcttgcaaaaattgtgtgtaatttatgtttaatttatgtttttcttgtgaatgctgcttatctgatgctctgtgctggtgatgcttctgcaagtaagtttttcattgcacctgtgcacacatgtacttgtgcatataactttgactttgaaattatcAATGACTAAGTGCCTCACTGCCACTAGATTTGTGATTCCCCATTTAACCCTTTACACTTTTACTATCTTCTACTGTGAAGGCAGATTACAATATTTGTTTATACCTACTGTTTCATTATTCCCCATTCTAATTTCTCCTGCCATTGTATCCGGTGGATCCTCATTTACTCCTGCTGATCTATGTTTATCTTCCTTTGTAGAAATGATTTTAATCTGCTCTTGCTTTTTTTTGCTAATTTACTGGCATGTTCCAATTTCTCTTTCTTTAGCAATTTCTTGAACCTCTCTAACATCAACACTAATACATTTACCTGCTGATGGTCAGACAATTTTTCCTCAGGTGTTTATTCCTGATCAGGATATTTATTCATTGAGGATTATGAATTATTTGAATGTTTACCACTGATGATATGTCTTCATGTTCTTAAAGGTAATAACCCAATCTAACTTAACCTCTTTGTAACTTAGAAGTGGGCATGGATTCAGTTCAGAAGTCTATTTTTGACGACCACATCACTCTGAACACAAAAATTGATATTCTATGATGTAATATGATCATTCCTCTTCATAGGATACCTTACTAATAATTAACTCTATCTCAGGACTACATATCAAATCCAAGTAACCCCATTCCATGATTAGTTTTAGACATAGCATTCTGGAAAACTCATTCTCCATAATACTTTTGTCAATTCAGTTGGCCAACTATACATGAAGATTAAAGTTCGCCACAGACATTGCCGTATCCCCAATTGATTAATTGTGTGATTTGTACTTTGTGCAACATTATAATTATTTTTGGAACATTTAAAGCTACTTCTAGTAGTGTTATTGCTTAACTTCAGTGAGGTTGATTCTATACTCCAACTTTCTGGAATAAAATCCTTTGGCCTCCTATCTTTAGTTAACCCTGTATTATTAGCATATGTCCCACTTTTCAATCTGTCTATCTTTCCAGAGGAACTAAAAGTTAAACACCATAGAGCATCCAGTTTGCAATCTTGGGAACAATCCCACATCTTCATAATTAAGACCAAACACACTTATATCTGCTTATACTGTTAGCTCATCCATGTTGTTACACTTTTTGTTAAACACTGAGCgacatcattttaattttaactatTTGCTCAAATGTTAAGTTTCTCCCTGAGACATTTGACAATCTTTGTTGAGGTGGCGATGTTTGGTAACTTCCAGTACATCAACAACACATTAGCACACCAACTAGTCTTTGATTGTAGTTTTCTGGAGGTCAGGCTTCACTGACTTACCCAAGGCAATGAGAAAAGCTTCAAAGTTATCATTTTCACAGACTTTCCAATCTCCATTGAAAGCCATGGCTCAGTGTTTCTTGGAACTATAAGCTCTGATGCTGACCTGGTAAAATAAGCCAGAGTTAAGATTGTTTGTGAAGCTCACGTCCAACTTGCTGAGATGGAATCACAGATCTATATCCCCAAGGGAAGGCTATTCAGACTGTTCTATCAGTGCAGGCTCATTCAAAGGCTTtgtcccacacacccacctttTGTTCCTAGTACTGGAAGCTCCTCAAGTATTTCACGAACTTAGTGTGAAAGTTATCGATGGATCAGTTCAGGAGCATGTCAGTTCCCAACAATGACATGAGGGGAAAAGCCTCCTTATCTTCCCTTCTTGATCTTTTGTCAGTGATTTTTGAATTTATGATCTGTAGTTATTGGTCCACACTTCAGAGGGAATAACTTGTTTCTATCCCCTCATGTGTGGCTGCATTAACCTGTACGTAGAAcccaagtacacacacacaccacgtgtcactatgtgctgagtttctacctgtccctggtgttgcaaaggatgggtctGTTGTGAGAaagccacatggctgtcacatgacagtaacgacactgacgtccgctgactggaggacagcattactcctctgatcggaagtgatactactgtcaatcaaggtgcagaaccacgcccccccccccccccaggcgtgagagtaccttttgcctctgaacttgcctgaccactctgaacttgcctgaccagtaccctttggcTCTGAACCttcctgaccattggctgtggcaggaacctttgtctttgactcccacaccattggctcgtttaaatcacaacagtgaggctccacccagcctcctaggacCATAAAAAGGGCTTCAATCCCCCAGCTCTCCCttttttgatgaccccaggagtagtgagacaacgctgcagagatcactggtaagagtgcatcaccacatggtctgggagtgttccactcagactccgggtaatattagagccaatgctagtgtgggtcaggcattgaggggttatatcctgaagttgtacattgttactgtatgcttgtgtgtattagtgtgtgtgtgtgtgtgtgtgtgtgtgtgtgtgtgtatcctaaactagttgcgatcccctctcTTGTTCATGGTATCCTGCGTGtaagtgcatgtgtgtctgttctcatccattctgtcccacatttgcctttgtgattaaactagttttggtctacaaagctcgtgtccagagtccttgatccttaagacagaaaagaacgatttcacacaacagggtCTGATTTTGTTACTACACAGTGTCCCAGTCCATTGGACCTTGCTGTACTACCTATCCATGAAAAAGTTCCTTCAGGAAAACACCTTGGACCAAAAGTCcctcaggcagtggtcagcacgggacGTCCTGCATgctctgtgggcatgctatgttggcgccggaaacatggcgacacttgcgggctacccccagaacacactatgcaaagatgcatttcactgtgtgtttcgatgtacatgtgactaatagagaaatcttaacCTTAATCttaaaggactttttttttgtatttcttgtatatgttTTCATGAATAAAgcttacttttgaaataaaagaatgatTTGTGGCCCCGAGCATCTTGCTGGCCTGTTACTGCCCAGCGGTGCCCTGCTGAGTGTCTCAGGTACTTTCAACTCTACCATTCCTCGTTGCAGGAATCACAGGCACCCAGAGGgcccttcccttccctcacccccgcCGGTTCTGTGCAGCCACAGCTGAACACCACCGATGGAAGCACAGTAAAAAGGAGTACTCACCTCGGCTGCAGCTGCTCACACCTCGGTACCGCAGGGATCTGGGAGGTTTACAAGCTTCACACCTGATCATGCTGTCACGGGCGA
This genomic stretch from Pristis pectinata isolate sPriPec2 chromosome 30, sPriPec2.1.pri, whole genome shotgun sequence harbors:
- the LOC127584730 gene encoding fatty acid-binding protein, intestinal-like isoform X1, with product MIRCEACKPPRSLRYRGVSSCSRGVPEKQRKMVLDDRLEMGIKQEGSKFTIVEKSCLCTKTSEWFLDEEFENILADGSQVKGTFVLSKPNCLTGHFKKLSDGKDFTIIREVDGDTLVQVIKIDGQEAKRTFKKQ
- the LOC127584730 gene encoding fatty acid-binding protein, intestinal-like isoform X2 produces the protein MAFNGDWKVCENDNFEAFLIALGVPEKQRKMVLDDRLEMGIKQEGSKFTIVEKSCLCTKTSEWFLDEEFENILADGSQVKGTFVLSKPNCLTGHFKKLSDGKDFTIIREVDGDTLVQVIKIDGQEAKRTFKKQ